Within Wyeomyia smithii strain HCP4-BCI-WySm-NY-G18 chromosome 2, ASM2978416v1, whole genome shotgun sequence, the genomic segment aaataaatatttgaaatgagaggttggtaAAGATTATAGaacaatatagaaaattatagaaaaagtagaaacttttacacgagtgaggccgggtacattcagctagttgctaataaaagcccgctgccgtacgggcgacgaagctttgatcATGCTACAactatttaaatttcagttctttcatcctgtaaacactttttatcaacaaaaaataaattcttaatccaaatttatattcatttattttttttttttagttttacttttaaatagcacaaaatgaataatgacttgcgttttttcgctgacatgattgtgccttaaactatgattttcataatttttggttgcctctgtaagtatgagtgtgtaaagagagtagctgttctacttaaaaaTTAAATGCTTTGCttcattgatatgaagttttttgacatattatcgatacacacaaacacatcgtctgaatccgagcagaacaaacaaattgataacaaaatttgtaaatttgtgATTTGTAAAGCCTACCTAAGtgagtagcattcattagcctaacaatGATGTATGAATATTgtaacaagttttttttcagtttaaagaaaaatacctaaaataccggttttttcgcctctccaataccggtatttcggtactgaaaaaaatatcggttttaccggtttttgttttaccggtaaaccaccctacttACAACCCGACTTTACTATGATGCGAGCAGAAGATATCTAaagcaatgaaaatttaaaaaaatgttgcatgttttGCTTCGTAGGAATGCATTGGAAAATGTGTAAAGAAGGATGAGTGCCGATTAGCTGGCAGTTCAGACGTCTTTGTAGTCCCTATGCTACCAGTAACTCAAGCAGGCACACTTGATGGCGATTTTATCGACCTCAGGTAAGTTATTGTTAGTGTTTATATATAGGGAACCGGTATTTGAACATTTCGGTTTTTACTAGACTCGACGAAGGTTGCGATAGGTTGGAAACATGCTGCACAGAACAGGACGTTATTCCCAGTGCGATCAAAGAGCAATATTCGTTTGACAAATGTGGTGAAAGAAATCAGAACGGTATTGGTTACAGATTAACCGGACACAAAGTAGGGGTTGCGGAATACGGTAACAGTATTCACAATATCAACCAGTGTAAATAAATGAGTCATCGTATTCAATAACTGGTTTACAGGTGAATTTCCATGGACGTTGATGGTGTTGAAAACTCAAATGGTAGTGGACATAGACAAGGAAGTATACCTCTGTGGAGCATCATTGATCGCTCCGAACCTCGCGCTGACGGCTGCTCATTGTGTGGTGAattttaaaaacgaaaaatatttgGTTCGGGCAGGAGAATGGGATACAAATACCGATAGAGAATTGTATGCTACGCAGGTGAGTGTTTATAGAACATCATGAATCTATAATATTTTGTTATTCCTTTTCTAGACACGTGAAACATCTGAAATAATCATCCACGAAAATTATAACAAGCATCACCACAACAACATTGCTCTGCTTAGGTTTGACAAGCCGTTCACTGCGAATAAAAATGTGCAAACCATTTGTCTACCACCGGCCGGTACAAACTTCGATGGCCAGGAATGCTTCACCGGCGCATGGGGTAAAGACAAATTTAAGCAAGGTAAACTGCAGAATATTCTTCGCCGGGTAGAAGTACCGGTTGTTCCCCACGGGCCCTGTCAAAGCGCATTTCAGTCCACACGGCTGGGATCGGGATTCAAACTGCATGATAGCTATACCTGCGCAGGAGGAGAAGAAAATGTGGACGTTTGTACGGGAGACGGAGGTGCTCCACTAGCTTGCGCGATTCCTGAAGACAGTGGCCGATACTACCAAGTAGGGATTGTAGCCTGGGGTATCGGGTGCGGCCAAAAAGGGATCCCAGGAGCTTACACAGATGTCGTTAAATTTGTTCCGTGGATTCGGAATAAGATGACTGCTTTGGGTATTGATGCGAAAACGTCAACTTTCCCATGAGGCACAATCTCATAAATTGATAGGTGTAAAGATaaagtatttattgaaaaacattCTCATTACTAAAATATCACTTCGCATATGCTAAAAAAACCGGTTTCACCAGTTTGCCTTGTTATTCGTGATTGACGATTGATTCGGATGACGCAGATACGTTTTGCTGGTTATTAGTGTCAGATACAGATTTCACGTTAAATTCCAAATCGGTTGCTTGTTTAACACGGTGATGGAATCGTggaaggaatcgcaaacacgatccggaggattcccactcacgattcttattcaagaatcctagagccatatacagggcattcctgaagattttttttcaggaatccttttcaaggacgctcacgaatccaatgtgagaaaTCCTAGAAAacctatgcgaatcgtatgtgttcgtccgggatgCCACTCAATGACAGTTTCTCCGGCTATAAAAATGACAgttatttcgaaattttgttCAATATGCAGTAATACTGCGTCGGTATAAGCAAAAACCAACCAATTCATATTGTTTAATGAATAATTCAAAAGACGGAGATTATTCAACCAAACTTTTAGCTGTCGAAAAGGGGATTGTGTTATAGTGATTACACATTTCTATGGATCTGTGGTTAGTCATAGAGATTCGTGATTTTCTTATACTattcaaattttccaaattatatttcaaaatattttgaaaaccaactgatttttgatttgaaattgaatGAAATCGCTATTAGAATCATATTACATCATTGGAATGTGATTATTCCTAAAAAatatgttatcaaaattattttgacacaaaagaaattgattttaaagccgcggtgtcttctgtaaagttgttctattgattattctccatgttaaaaaagttacaattaATCAGCTAAACAGTGAGATACGATTTTTACTTTtatcattttggaatataaaaatctacTTTATTCGGCAGCACAATACGGACATACAATACTTGCAGAATTAAGAAAgataataaaaatcgtcaataaccaaagaaatataaggtttaaaaattcgttcgttttgttatagcaaacaacattatagaacattgaaaaaatgtagaaaaatcAGTATTAtataatatattgaaaaaagtaATGTTTAGAggcaatctatataaaattcaacaaAAGTCCATTTGAAAAGGCAGATAGAggtatggtgtcttcgacaaaattgTTTCTTATATATTGTGCTGCAACTTAgctgaacaaagtgaatttttagaTGCtaaagcttagcttagcttagttctgactgcacatatcaatggttgctactccgtgatgggtccgagccactcaagatgcgcaatgaatcaactgaaagaacgactgggagtggtagttccttctcactgtgcatcattcaacgACCCGATTTTTTgtagaccaataacggcgccggccacgtctttacagtcaggtggggatatcttcggtttcgtgcaacaccggcacaactcaaaagttttccatgttgcagtcaaatgataccaaatatgATTAACTGTTATTTCACAAAGACTTGTGtcaaaatccacaaaaaaaaactgagttatGAGTCGATGTGTCTTTGAAAGTTTTAAACTTGCTCATAGATTTCTTGGAGACGACAAAGGTAATTTAAAACGCCAACTTTTCAATCCCGTTTCTCTTGGAACTCTGAACTTTGAGATATGCCAGTACCGCACGAAGCCTTCAATaaggaaggaatgttagaatgtagtctttgctttgttagagaccgagtatacctctgcatccctacaagCACCACGGAAGAAGgtttttgttagtggggtgggtttttgatcaggattcactttgataagtgatacgaccatgatttaattgggttaatgtaacaatatagatatgatcatatgcatataatgtgagattaatgaagttgaattctaaaatacaataagaagtaATATGGCGTGTAAATAAGATCTCGGTTGGCTGCCTTGCATAGCTGAAATATTCAATTGTTTAACGCAGAAAACgcaaaagaaatattaaaagaGATTCGATAAACGTATGATAATGATCCGTCATGTTGTGCTAAAATAGAATAGATGAACTTATATTAGACTAATTCATGACAATTCTATAGTAGTTATTGTGCTGCTTTCGGCGGCTGAaaacattaattgaaataaattattaaaacaacattgcatcGCAACTATTCACAGTATAAAGTCATCTAAACATTGTAGATATGATCATGTATAATGTGAGATTCTTAAAAATGAATATATAAAATACAACAAGAGGCATGTGAAGAAAATCTCGGTTGActgccttccatagctgaaattttcaaactttttaaatggaaaacgcaaaaaataattaaaactgattcgaaaaacatgaaaagtgTCCGTTATATTGTGTTCCCAAAAAAAATGATGGACTTTTTAGACTATTTCAcgacatatcaatagttgttgttgtgctccttTCAGTGGCTGAATACATGAATTGAAATAGGTTATTACAAAAACACTGCCGCGCTTGCACAGACGTCTCGCTCATCTCCACGACCATTCATCGCGTAAAATCATCTAAACAAATCATCCACAGGTTCACGCATCCATCACAACCACGAACGCTAtcggcaaaaagtggaaaaattggATTACCGTGATGCGACGATTCACAGTTTGAGCGAAACAGAAAAGACCTTTCACGTCTATAGactattttacgagacgtttcagaactcaattcatgaataataTTTTCACAGAAAACATGGAACAGCAAAT encodes:
- the LOC129721001 gene encoding phenoloxidase-activating factor 2-like, whose product is MKKLVPIVALVLFTGRFVDSQECIGKCVKKDECRLAGSSDVFVVPMLPVTQAGTLDGDFIDLRLDEGCDRLETCCTEQDVIPSAIKEQYSFDKCGERNQNGIGYRLTGHKVGVAEYGEFPWTLMVLKTQMVVDIDKEVYLCGASLIAPNLALTAAHCVVNFKNEKYLVRAGEWDTNTDRELYATQTRETSEIIIHENYNKHHHNNIALLRFDKPFTANKNVQTICLPPAGTNFDGQECFTGAWGKDKFKQGKLQNILRRVEVPVVPHGPCQSAFQSTRLGSGFKLHDSYTCAGGEENVDVCTGDGGAPLACAIPEDSGRYYQVGIVAWGIGCGQKGIPGAYTDVVKFVPWIRNKMTALGIDAKTSTFP